A part of Vigna radiata var. radiata cultivar VC1973A chromosome 11, Vradiata_ver6, whole genome shotgun sequence genomic DNA contains:
- the LOC111240544 gene encoding uncharacterized protein LOC111240544 has protein sequence MYGWNWVEHGTPNRDVTLVGSPSPSFEDNQLFFIGSNGKVYLRYKDKKSWKWKDCGFPHVGNKLVEAHSKGGFQEEKVDCTDKDSASYLKKGQTNFADLNIRCDSKVASTRPIQFSKGSVIFQLRDGRLAEMQLIEKREWVWSQIIGTPASLCSENYWSTEPYKLS, from the exons ATGTATGGTTGGAACTGGGTGGAACATGGAACACCCAATAGAGATGTAACACTAGTAGGTTCACCAAGTCCAAGCTTTGAAGAcaatcaattatttttcattggTTCTAATGGAAAAGTATACCTCAGATACAAGGACAAAAAGTCATGGAAGTGGAAGGACTGTGGTTTCCCCCATGTGGGAAATAAACTGGTTGAAGCACATTCAAAAGGAGGATTCCAAGAAGAGAAAGTAGATTGCACTGATAAAGATTCTGCATCATACTTGAAGAAGGGCCAAACAAACTTTGCTGACCTGAACATTAGATGTGACTCAAAG GTGGCATCTACAAGACCAATTCAATTTTCCAAAGGTTCTGTCATATTTCAGCTCAGAGATGGCAGG TTGGCAGAAATGCAATTGATAGAGAAGAGAGAATGGGTGTGGTCCCAGATCATTGGCACTCCAGCTAGTCTTTGCTCAGAGAATTATTGGAGTACTGAACCGTACAAactttcatga
- the LOC106777617 gene encoding uncharacterized protein LOC106777617: protein MTTVSSMKFGHEQITAIFEAIEQNGAFGVQKTDKFWVFSEQTERWVEAKLPYDLLSCVDGDCRKVGSILQTEKKTTQEELELEDKLDEEKISDENKDSKMESEAVVLPQRKRISLTKISEISVWVTGESGSIYERFWNGMEWVIVSHDLPVSAGSAVSVFVINQTILALSEAGKLYQIRGQYGESSEPVWVEFTPTYPEKNLLIKSGVASRDGQRAYFCTKNETLVELAWVEPPRWINHGQPAGANVAAIADAASTREVVYTISSAGDLYEYDKKSKPSWKRHIWQDKTSQAAPLMPSKGCSLPGSSDDHSESLFLLTKEGSLVERRFHQRKWKWVAHGRPQDQNLTSITPALQDESAETSSTSLFFTTSYGFVFEYRIPKQLEVWISHQHPLHARAARGIAGLQLYIGRILFPLDDGRLAELHPLGLGGESSGPSQPQNIRRKSSTKYVWSIVDVPESEGWNAEYCTEERGLRNCLTGIKDESEESVVSAITGRRKQSQAQNHYLSVSTSGVRLIQSSEEYNHVPDNWISSNFRLRLMDVGKSFFLVTDDATMEAYSWLIHMGVCSLKKEEARS, encoded by the exons ATGACAACAGTATCTTCCATGAAGTTTGGCCATGAACAGATAACGGCGATATTCGAAGCTATTGAACAAAATGGTGCATTTGGGGTACAG AAAACAGATAAGTTTTGGGTGTTCAGTGAGCAAACTGAGAGATGGGTTGAGGCAAAACTTCCCTATGATCTCCTCTCTTGTGTTGACGGTGACTGTAGAAAAGTGGGGTCAATACTTCAGACGGAGAAGAAGACCACACAAGAAGAGTTGGAGCTTGAAGACAAActtgatgaagaaaagataagtGATGAAAATAAGGATAGTAAAATGGAATCAGAGGCTGTGGTTCTGCCACAGAGGAAGAGAATTTCCTTGACTAAAATATCTGAGATTTCTGTGTGGGTCACTGGTGAAAGTGGGTCAATCTATGAGAGGTTTTGGAATGGAATGGAATGGGTGATTGTCTCTCATGATTTGCCTGTATCAGCAGGAAGTGCTGTATCAGTTTTTGTCATCAATCAGACGATTCTTGCTCTATCAGAAGCAGGGAAATTATACCAG ATAAGAGGACAATATGGTGAAAGTTCAGAACCAGTTTGGGTTGAATTCACACCTACTTATCCTGAGAAAAATCTTCTGATAAAGTCTGGAGTTGCTTCGCGTGATGGACA GAGAGCCTATTTCTGTACAAAGAATGAAACACTAGTAGAACTTGCTTGGGTTGAGCCCCCGAG ATGGATAAATCATGGTCAACCAGCTGGAGCAAATGTAGCAGCAATAGCTGATGCTGCTTCAACAAGAGAAGTAGTATATACCATAAG TTCTGCTGGAGATCTTTACGAATATGACAAAAAATCAAAACCATCATGGAAGAGGCACATATGGCAAGATAAAACATCACAAGCTGCTCCTCTGATGCCATCTAAAGGGTGCAGTTTGCCTGGTTCAAGTGATGATCATTCCGAATCTCTGTTCCTTTTAACAAAG GAAGGCTCTTTGGTAGAGAGAAGGTTCCATCAAAGGAAGTGGAAATGGGTAGCTCATGGAAGACCCCAAGATCAAAATTTAACATCTATTACACCAGCTCTACAAGATGAATCAGCTGAAACATCCTCCACTTCTTTGTTCTTCACTACATCATATGGGTTTGTCTTTGAATATCGAATTCCAAAACAATTAG AAGTATGGATAAGTCACCAGCATCCTCTCCATGCAAGGGCAGCAAGAGGTATAGCAGGTTTACAATTGTACATTGGCAGAATACTGTTTCCACTAGATGATGGAAGACTTGCCGAATTACATCCTTTAGGACTAGGTGGTGAAAGTTCAGGACCATCTCAGCCACAGAACATCCGAAGGAAATCATCAACCAAATATGTTTGGTCAATAGTAGATGTGCCAGAGAGTGAGGGATGGAATGCAGAATATTGCACAGAAGAACGTGGCCTCAGGAACTGTCTCACTGGCATAAAAGATGAGTCAGAGGAATCAGTAGTAAGTGCCATAACAGGTAGGAGAAAGCAAAGCCAAGCACAGAATCATTATTTATCTGTGAGTACTTCAGGTGTTAGACTGATTCAATCTTCGGAAGAATACAATCATGTGCCAGATAACTGGATTAGTAGTAACTTTCGCTTGAGATTGATGGATGTAGGGAAGTCATTTTTCTTAGTAACagatgatg CTACAATGGAAGCTTATTCATGGTTGATACATATGGGAGTCTGCTCCTTAAAGAAAGAAGAGGCAAGGAGTTAG
- the LOC106778066 gene encoding porphobilinogen deaminase, chloroplastic has protein sequence MNTLSSTLHSACPPLPRAPSPPSPSPKCHTRFHRVKASIAVEQQTKVALIRIGTRGSPLALAQAYETRDKLMASHPELAEEGAIQIVIIKTTGDKILSQPLADIGGKGLFTKEIDEALLNSEIDIAVHSMKDVPTYLPDKTILPCNLPREDVRDAFISLSATSLADLPPGSVIGTASLRRKSQILHRYPSLNVQENFRGNVQTRLRKLSDGVVQATLLALAGLKRLSMTENVTSILSIDDMLPAVAQGAIGIACRSDDDKMAEYIASLNHEETRLAVVCERAFLQTLDGSCRTPIAGYASRNEDGNCLFRGLVASPDGTRVLETSRVGPYAVEDMIEMGKDAGKELLSRAGPNFFSS, from the exons ATGAATACTCTTTCATCCACGCTCCATAGCGCGTGCCCTCCCCTTCCCCGAGCACCGTCGCCGCCTTCGCCATCTCCCAAATGCCACACAAGATTTCATCGCGTCAAGGCTTCCATTGCCGTCGAGCAGCAAACTAAGGTTGCTCTTATCAGAATTGGCACCAGGGGAAG TCCACTAGCTCTAGCACAAGCATATGAGACCAGAGACAAACTAATGGCATCACACCCAGAGTTAGCCGAAGAGGGGGCTATTCAGATTGTGATAATCAAGACAACAGGTGacaagatcctctcacaaccaCTTGCAGACATAGGTGGGAAGGGTTTGTTCACAAAAGAAATAGATGAGGCACTCTTAAATAGTGAAATCGACATTGCTGTCCATTCAATGAAGGATGTTCCCACTTACTTACCTGATAAAACGATTCTGCCGTGTAACCTCCCGCGAGAGGATGTCAGAGATGCATTTATATCCTTGAGTGCAACTTCGTTAGCTGATCTTCCCCCTGGAAGTGTTATTGGTACTGCTTCGCTACGACGAAAGTCACAGATACTCCACAGATATCCATCCCTTAAT GTGCAGGAAAATTTCCGAGGCAATGTTCAAACAAGGTTAAGAAAACTCAGTGATGGGGTTGTCCAAGCTACACTATTAGCGTTAGCTGGGCTCAAACGCTTAAGCATGACAGAAAATGTAACTTCAATCCTATCAATCGATGATATGCTTCCAGCTGTTGCCCAAGGTGCAATTGGAATAGCCTGTAGAAGTGATGACGATAAAATG GCAGAATACATTGCTTCGCTGAATCATGAAGAAACAAGACTAGCAGTTGTCTGTGAAAGGGCCTTTCTTCAGACATTGGATGGGTCTTGCCGAACTCCTATTGCAGGATATGCTAGCAGAAACGAGGATGGCAATTGTCTGTTTAGAGGATTAGTTGCTTCCCCTGATGGAACCCGTG TACTAGAGACGTCCAGGGTTGGTCCATATGCTGTTGAAGATATGATTGAGATGGGTAAGGATGCTGGAAAGGAGCTTCTGTCTCGGGCAGGACCTAACTTCTTCAGTAGTTAA